A window of the Cuculus canorus isolate bCucCan1 chromosome 3, bCucCan1.pri, whole genome shotgun sequence genome harbors these coding sequences:
- the FUT9 gene encoding 4-galactosyl-N-acetylglucosaminide 3-alpha-L-fucosyltransferase 9 isoform X2 produces MTISVPTFRILYKEEQIMTSTSKGIFRPFFIIFIVLGCFMAFILIYIKPTNSWISGPIESASSVLKMKSFFSSKTDNLNETTILIWVWPFGQTFDLTSCQTMFNIHGCHLTIDRSLYNKSHAVLIHHRDISWDLTNLPQQARPPFQKWIWMNLESPTHTPQKSGIEHLFNLTLTYRRDSDIQVPYGFMMVGTSSFTFEVPSKENLVCWVVSNWNPEHARVKYYNELSKYIEIHTYGQAFGDYVNDKNLIPTISTCKFYLSFENSIHKDYITEKLYNALLAGSVPVVLGPSRENYENYIPADSFIHVEDFLSPRELAEYLLMLDKNNKMYLSYFNWKKDFSVHLPRFWESHACLACDHVKRHQEYKSIGNLEKWFWN; encoded by the coding sequence aacaAATTATGACATCGACATCTAAAGGAATTTTCCGgccattttttattatcttcattGTCCTCGGTTGTTTCATGGCATTTATACTTATTTATATCAAACCAACAAATAGCTGGATCTCTGGTCCTATAGAATCAGCcagttcagttttgaaaatgaagagcttcttttcttccaaaactgaTAATCTTAATGAAACTACTATCTTGATCTGGGTTTGGCCATTTGGTCAGACATTTGATCTAACATCCTGCCAAACAATGTTCAATATCCACGGGTGCCATCTGACTATTGACCGCTCACTATATAACAAATCCCATGCTGTTCTCATTCACCACAGGGATATTAGCTGGGATCTGACTAATTTACCTCAGCAAGCCAGGCCACCATTCCAGAAGTGGATTTGGATGAACTTGGAGTCTCCAACTCATACTCCTCAAAAGAGTGGCATTGAACATCTGTTTAACCTAACCCTGACTTATCGGCGTGATTCGGATATTCAGGTGCCTTACGGCTTCATGATGGTCGGTACAAGTTCCTTTACATTTGAAGTGCCGAGTAAGGAAAACTTGGTCTGTTGGGTTGTAAGTAATTGGAACCCTGAGCATGCTCGAGTCAAGTATTACAACGAGCTTAGCAAATACATTGAAATCCATACCTATGGACAAGCCTTTGGAGACTATGTGAACGATAAAAACTTGATTCCTACTATCTCCACTTGCAAATTCTacctttcctttgaaaattcaATCCACAAAGATTACATTACTGAGAAACTTTACAATGCTCTTCTGGCTGGATCAGTCCCAGTTGTATTGGGCCCTTCCAGAGAAAACTATGAGAATTACATTCCAGCAGACTCTTTCATACATGTGGAAGATTTTCTCTCCCCTAGAGAGCTGGCAGAATATCTTCTGATGCTTGACAAAAATAACAAGATGTACCTTAGTTATTTCAACTGGAAGAAGGATTTCTCGGTGCATCTTCCTAGATTCTGGGAATCACATGCATGTCTTGCTTGTGATCATGTGAAAAGACACCAGGAATACAAGTCCATTGGAAATTTAGAAAAATGGTTTTGGAattaa